The nucleotide window ACACCAAATTGTCTTGTGGAAGGCAGTGAGCCCCCTTCAAGCCCCTGGATATTTCCTGAACCGTAAGACGTATTCTCAGGATCCATACCTTTCCAATCCAGATTCCAGGCGAGCAGATTTCTTCCAAAAGCAGAAATTCTCACACCCTCCAGCAAGCTTCCAATCATCTCCTTGGGCAGGTCGTAGCTTAAGGTTACATCACGAAGCTTGATATAACTTGCATCGAAAACATTTAACGCGTCTACGCCTCCATAATGCATACCTCCAAATTCATTAGCTGTGATTCTGATATCATTTGGACTGCCATCTTCGAGTACACCGTCCAGAATGACGCCTGCTTCTCTGTTACCGCCAAAGCCCGTTTCCTCTAACATACCGCTGTACATACCCCACATATGTGTGGTAGAGAAGTATTTACCTCCTTTCTGCATATCGAACAGGAATGACAGCGCCAAATTCTTATACTTTAACGAGTTTCGAAGACCCATATTGTAATCCGGCAAAGTAGAGCCAAGATTTTGAACAGTTGCTGTCGGAACATAAAGTCCGTCCTCACCTACAATCTTGTTACCGTTCGCGTCATATGTAAAGTCGAATCCATAAATTGCTCCGTATGGCTGACCCTCTACTGCCAACAGTCTGGCCCGGAAGGGGGCATTGGTAAGCTGGTATGTAGCTACACCCTCGTAAAGTTTAACTATTTCATTTCTGTTCTGTGCAAAATTCCAGTTCATAGTCCAACTGAAATTTTCATTTTTTACCGGTGTTACATACACCATTGCTTCCACCCCTTTATTGGTGATCTGTCCCGCATTAATAAGATTATTATTAAATCCTGTTGCAGGATCAACACTTAACGGCAGGATCGCATCAGTGATATTCACATCATAATAAGTGACATCAAAACCTAAACGGTTTCTCAAAAAGTTCATTTCGAGACCAATTTCTTTGGTTTCCTTTAATTCTGCTTTGAGATCGGGGTTGTTATTCTGCGTAAACAGTCCATAGCGGGGCTGCCCGTTAAAGTTTGTAAATTGCACAGAATAGTTCGAAAGCTGGTATGGATCTGTATCTGATGCAACACTGGCCCAACCTGCACGTAACTTACCGAAGGACAACCAATTGGCGTCTATCAAGTTAGAGAATACAAAACTACCTGTAATTGAAGGATAAAAACGATCCTCTTTAGTAGTAGAGAACCAGTCGTTTCGGCCGGTAGCCTCTATGAAAACAGTTTCTTTAAAGCCTAATGACACTGAACCAAATGCGCTGTTTACTCTCTTCTCATATAAAGAATTGGTTGCAAGAGGGTCATTTAAACTATTCTTAAGGTTATAAAAATTAGGAATAATTAAACCACCTCTTGTTGCCCCATTCAGATCACTTCTTTTTAAATTTCTCCTATTTACTCCTACAAAGGTTTGCAAAGACCAGTTATCAGAAATTTCAGGATTCCAGTGCACCCGACCTTCGTAATTGTACTCAGAAAAATTACGTTTGAAGATCGAATAGCCGGAAACTGCCTGTGAACCAATTGCGACTCTGTTGTCATTATCCTGACTGTACATGTCGGCATATACTTTACCAGTCGCGTAAAGGTTAGGTAGGATGTTATATGTTAAACCTGCAAATCCATAGAAGCGGTTTCTCCTGTCATTGGTTACGTTTTCGTAAATGGTCCAATACGGGTTATCCGAATAGTAGGGCTCCGGATCATTCCAGGCTGTTCTGTTCCAGGTACGCTGCTGACCATTTGCCAGTTTGTAATCCCGAAGTTTTGACATATCCAGTTGGCGCTGACCCCATTGATAAAATTTCTGTGCCACCGAATTATCACCATAACCCTGCTCCGGCCTGTTAAAACCGCGGGTTTGCACAAAATTGAATCCTGTTTCTACCTTTAGTTTATCATTTAACTCACTGTTGGCATTAATTGCAAAGTTATGACGGTCTATGCTACTTGTAGGAATAATACCGGTAATGGCAGTATTTGTGTAGGACAGACGGACATTTGATCTTTCAAAAGATTTTGCGACCGCAAAGTTGTTGGTTAATGTAATACCGGTATCAAAGAAAGAATCAACATCATGCTTTGGAGCAACCCATGGAACTGGCTTCATATAGTCATTAGGGAATTCCTCCTGGTCAAATGCATACCAGGGCAAATAAAGTAAATTAGCGTCGTAACGCGGACCCCACGATTCATCCATCCTGTATTCATTCAGGTTGTAGGTTTGACCATTAATGACTTGGGTGGGTAGGGTAAGTTGGGAACCTCCACCATAGTAATTTTGGAGTTTTGGTCGGATATAAATGTTTTCAAAAGCGATTCCGGAACTGTACTCAATATTAGTCCGTCCTCTTTTAGCCTGTTTGGTAGTGTAAATAATTACACCATTTGATGCTCTTGAGCCATACAGGGCTGCAGCCGGCCCACCCTTCAGTACGGTTACGGATTCTACATCGTCGGGGTTAATATCAAATGCTGCATCACCATAATCCCTACCACCAGCACCACGCTGTGTATTTGTATCATTGATGTTACTGTTATCCAGCGGTACCCCATCAACGATAATTAAAGGTCGATTCTCACCAATAATGGAGCTAACTCCACGCATTGTAATCCTTGTGGAGCCTCCCATTGATGAAGGTGCAGTAACCTGTACACCGGCCACATTCCCGGATAACGCACTTAGCGCATTGGACTGACCAGCTTCCGAAATGGTTTCACCCTTCACTTCCTGCGCGGCATAGCCAATTGATTTTTTCTCCCGCTTGATTCCGAGAGCTGTAACAACAACTCCTTCAATCTCCTGCGTTCTGAGGGTGTCCTGCTGCGCACTTACTACTGTAAATGAAGCAGTTAGGACCACTGCTAAAACACTTGCTGTTAATTTTTTCATATCAGTTTTGATTTTACGATAAACAAAAAAAGCTATAAAATTTAACATAGCCAAGAGATTTCTTAATATTTAGTTAATATTTTTATACGCTATGCATGGAATTGCATGAATACATGCATAATCAATATATACAAATTTGCGGGAAAAATGTAACTTTGCGCAAGAGGAATTCTGTATGGAAAATTTAATGGTAAGTTGGTCTGAGACGGCGGTTGAAGCCGGTTGCGACGAAGTGGGAAGAGGTTGTCTGTGTGGCCCCGTGGTTGCGGCCGCTGTAATACTGGACAGGAATTTCGGGGAAACTTTGGTTAATGATTCCAAGAAGTTAACCGCCCGGTTAAGGCAGGAACTGGACACCTACATTAAAGAACATGCAGTTGCTTACGCTATTGCGGAACTGCCGCCGGCTTTTATAGACGAACACAACATCCTCAACGCAAGCATACATGCCATGCACCTCGCGCTGGACCAGCTGCACATTCGTCCTGAACTGATTCTGGTAGACGGTAACCGTTTTCATCCCTATAATTACATCCCGCACCAGTGTGTTATTAAAGGGGACTCAAAACTGCTCTCCATAGCGGCAGCTTCCATCATAGCCAAAAATTACCGGGACCGCAAAATGGGGGAACTCCACACCGAATTCCCCGAATACGGATGGAATACAAATATGGGTTACGCCACCCGGGAGCACCGTGATGCCCTAAACAGATACGGACCAACTATTCATCACAGACGCTCATTCAGGCTCGATTACCGGGATGGATCTGATGAATCACCTTTTGTATTGGAAATGAGCGACAGTGTACAACTGGAACTTAAATAAAAAAAAACGGAAGACTGCTCTTCCGTTTTTACATATTGTTAGATAGTAAGTTTATTCTTTACTTTTTCTTACCAGTCTGTTTCTGCTGTTGCTTCTGTTGTTCCTGAGCCTGCTCCATCATCTCGCGCATACGCTTCTGGAACTTTCCTTCAGGCTTGGGTGCTTTGGTCTTGTTTTCCTGGATCATTGCATGAATCTTTTTCTCATCAAGAATCAGATATTTGATGGCCAGGATAATGAAGATATTAAGCGCATTGGATACGAAATAATACCATGACAAACCGGAGGAAGATGTATTCAGGAAGAAGAAGAAGGTGATCGGGAAAATGTACATCAGCACTTTCATATTAGGCATTCCCTCCTGCTGTGGCTGCTGGATGTTTCCGGACGTCATCACCGTGTAGATCAAAATAACAACCGTACACGCCAACGCGAATATACTGATGTGGTCCCATCCGAATACGGGTACATTAAATGGAAGCTTTATCACATCATCATAAGCGGTAAGGTCTTTCGCGAACCAGAAGCTCTGCCCCCTAAGATCGATGAAGTTTGGGAAGAATCTGAAGAGCGCATAGAAGATTGGGATCTGCACCAGCGCAGGCAAACAACCCGCCATCTGGTTTACACCGGCTTTACGGTAAACCGACATGACTTCCTGCTGCTTCTTCAACGGGTCCGCATCTTTATATTTGGCATTTACCTCATCAATTTCCGGACGGATCACACGCATCATTGCACTCAACTTGTGCTGTTTGAACATGATAGGAGAAAGGATAAGTTTTACGATAATCGTCATCAGGAAAATCACCCATCCAGCTGTAAGTCCCCAACTAGCGATAATATTGTACATAGGCATGAAAAACCATCTGTTCATCGTACCGATAAAGGACCATCCCAGAGGCAGCAACTCGTCAAAATTCTTTCCGTACTCCTTTAAGAGTTTAAGATCAAGTGGCATAAAGTACCATTTGAAGCTCTGGTTGAACTCGCCACCGGACATCGCTGTCTGCGCACTGAAATTAAACTTCTTTAAAAATTCGCCCTCTTCAATATTCTCCTGTGAACCAAAAGAATTGGTGAAACCATTCTGAGGCTCCAGAACCGCAGTGAAGAACTGCTGCTTTATGGCAATCCAGTTCAGCGTTTCTTCAGTTTCCTCCATGGTGGTCCTGCCATCATAATCGAAACTTCCGTAGTTATCAAACGCATAGTTAAACTCTGTATGGGTCTGTTCCTGAGAACGGCCTTTCTCCATCTGGCGGGCACTGTGGTCCCAAACAAACTCAGCGTTCTGTCCGGACACCAATTTGGAAAGCCCCTGGGTTCTCACATTGAAATCTACGGTATACTTATCCTGAAGGGTATAAATAAACTGGATTACGGCACCGTTTATACTTGCCTGCATCGTCACAGAATTACCGTTTTGCTTGGGGGTAAATACAAGGTCACGGGTGTTTAGCAGTTTCCCGGTCTTGTCTTTGAAGCGGAAACCGTATGCTGAATTATTCTTATCGAAAAGCAGCAGGTTCTTGTCGTTTTTGTCTGAAGCCTTGTTATACGCTTTATACTCATTAAGCTCTACAGTGGAAATCTGCCCACCCAGCGTAGAAATTACCAGCCTGAGCTGTTCATTCTTAAGCTCTACCTGACTGATGGCCGCCGTTTTCAGACTGTCATTCAGATTCGACATTGCGGCGGGCATATTAGCCTGAGAAGTCTGGCTTACCTGCGCGGAAGCAGCTGTAGGCTCCTCAGGTGCCGGCTGAAAATAGAACATTGCGCCCATCATGATCAATGAGAACAACATAAACAGAATGATCTGATTTCGGTCTAAACCGTTATTTTGCTGCATTTTAAATATTTATTTCAATGTGTTTCAGCACACGGAAACGTTCCATGAAGCCGCTGAAATTAAAGGTCACAAAATTACTGATTTTTTTTGGAAGGAGG belongs to Chryseobacterium sp. and includes:
- a CDS encoding SusC/RagA family TonB-linked outer membrane protein, with the translated sequence MKKLTASVLAVVLTASFTVVSAQQDTLRTQEIEGVVVTALGIKREKKSIGYAAQEVKGETISEAGQSNALSALSGNVAGVQVTAPSSMGGSTRITMRGVSSIIGENRPLIIVDGVPLDNSNINDTNTQRGAGGRDYGDAAFDINPDDVESVTVLKGGPAAALYGSRASNGVIIYTTKQAKRGRTNIEYSSGIAFENIYIRPKLQNYYGGGSQLTLPTQVINGQTYNLNEYRMDESWGPRYDANLLYLPWYAFDQEEFPNDYMKPVPWVAPKHDVDSFFDTGITLTNNFAVAKSFERSNVRLSYTNTAITGIIPTSSIDRHNFAINANSELNDKLKVETGFNFVQTRGFNRPEQGYGDNSVAQKFYQWGQRQLDMSKLRDYKLANGQQRTWNRTAWNDPEPYYSDNPYWTIYENVTNDRRNRFYGFAGLTYNILPNLYATGKVYADMYSQDNDNRVAIGSQAVSGYSIFKRNFSEYNYEGRVHWNPEISDNWSLQTFVGVNRRNLKRSDLNGATRGGLIIPNFYNLKNSLNDPLATNSLYEKRVNSAFGSVSLGFKETVFIEATGRNDWFSTTKEDRFYPSITGSFVFSNLIDANWLSFGKLRAGWASVASDTDPYQLSNYSVQFTNFNGQPRYGLFTQNNNPDLKAELKETKEIGLEMNFLRNRLGFDVTYYDVNITDAILPLSVDPATGFNNNLINAGQITNKGVEAMVYVTPVKNENFSWTMNWNFAQNRNEIVKLYEGVATYQLTNAPFRARLLAVEGQPYGAIYGFDFTYDANGNKIVGEDGLYVPTATVQNLGSTLPDYNMGLRNSLKYKNLALSFLFDMQKGGKYFSTTHMWGMYSGMLEETGFGGNREAGVILDGVLEDGSPNDIRITANEFGGMHYGGVDALNVFDASYIKLRDVTLSYDLPKEMIGSLLEGVRISAFGRNLLAWNLDWKGMDPENTSYGSGNIQGLEGGSLPSTRQFGVNVNFKF
- a CDS encoding ribonuclease HII; the protein is MENLMVSWSETAVEAGCDEVGRGCLCGPVVAAAVILDRNFGETLVNDSKKLTARLRQELDTYIKEHAVAYAIAELPPAFIDEHNILNASIHAMHLALDQLHIRPELILVDGNRFHPYNYIPHQCVIKGDSKLLSIAAASIIAKNYRDRKMGELHTEFPEYGWNTNMGYATREHRDALNRYGPTIHHRRSFRLDYRDGSDESPFVLEMSDSVQLELK
- the yidC gene encoding membrane protein insertase YidC codes for the protein MQQNNGLDRNQIILFMLFSLIMMGAMFYFQPAPEEPTAASAQVSQTSQANMPAAMSNLNDSLKTAAISQVELKNEQLRLVISTLGGQISTVELNEYKAYNKASDKNDKNLLLFDKNNSAYGFRFKDKTGKLLNTRDLVFTPKQNGNSVTMQASINGAVIQFIYTLQDKYTVDFNVRTQGLSKLVSGQNAEFVWDHSARQMEKGRSQEQTHTEFNYAFDNYGSFDYDGRTTMEETEETLNWIAIKQQFFTAVLEPQNGFTNSFGSQENIEEGEFLKKFNFSAQTAMSGGEFNQSFKWYFMPLDLKLLKEYGKNFDELLPLGWSFIGTMNRWFFMPMYNIIASWGLTAGWVIFLMTIIVKLILSPIMFKQHKLSAMMRVIRPEIDEVNAKYKDADPLKKQQEVMSVYRKAGVNQMAGCLPALVQIPIFYALFRFFPNFIDLRGQSFWFAKDLTAYDDVIKLPFNVPVFGWDHISIFALACTVVILIYTVMTSGNIQQPQQEGMPNMKVLMYIFPITFFFFLNTSSSGLSWYYFVSNALNIFIILAIKYLILDEKKIHAMIQENKTKAPKPEGKFQKRMREMMEQAQEQQKQQQKQTGKKK